The following proteins come from a genomic window of Actinopolyspora saharensis:
- the def gene encoding peptide deformylase yields the protein MTVSSIELLGDPVLRTRADEIVDFDGELRTLVRDLWDTMEKRGGAGLAAPQLGVGVRVFTYHCDGHAGHLVNPSLWLVGEQTQEGLEGCLSIPELDWECRRYRNVMARGWNMHGEPVEVSGSELLARCLQHETDHLNGVLFLDRLDERTREAALREIRAASWFDGTEPVVKQDPHSSFR from the coding sequence GTGACCGTCAGCTCGATCGAACTCCTCGGCGATCCGGTGCTGCGCACCAGGGCCGATGAGATCGTCGATTTCGACGGGGAGCTGCGCACGCTGGTGCGCGATCTCTGGGACACGATGGAGAAGCGGGGAGGTGCAGGCCTGGCTGCTCCCCAGCTGGGGGTTGGGGTCCGGGTCTTCACGTATCATTGTGACGGCCACGCGGGACATCTGGTCAATCCTTCGCTGTGGTTGGTCGGCGAACAGACGCAGGAGGGGTTGGAGGGGTGCCTGTCCATCCCGGAGCTGGACTGGGAGTGCCGGCGCTACCGCAACGTGATGGCCCGTGGCTGGAACATGCACGGGGAACCGGTGGAGGTGAGCGGTTCCGAGCTGCTCGCTCGGTGCCTGCAGCACGAAACCGATCACCTCAACGGGGTGCTGTTCCTGGACCGGCTCGACGAACGAACCCGCGAGGCCGCGTTGCGCGAGATCCGCGCGGCATCCTGGTTCGACGGAACCGAGCCGGTGGTCAAGCAGGACCCGCACTCGTCGTTCCGCTGA
- the fmt gene encoding methionyl-tRNA formyltransferase, with translation MRVVFAGTPDPAVPALRELLASRHEVVGVVTRPDAPAGRGRKLVPSPVRECAEQHGLEVLTPSRASDPEFLDRLAELEPDCCPVVAYGALLREQALSIPRHGWVNLHFSLLPAWRGAAPVPAAIRHGDEITGVTAFRIVPELDAGPVFGVVTEPIEPRDTSGSLLDRLSVSGARLLVATMDAIEDGTVHAEPQPSEGVSYAPKVTVEDAKVDFGVPARAVDRMIRSVTPDPGAWAWLDGKRFKLGPVELPERDACEVGELSPGEISVQRRQVLVGTATVPVRLGEVQAHGKKRMPATDWARGVNIEQGTVLK, from the coding sequence ATGCGCGTGGTATTCGCGGGAACGCCGGATCCGGCGGTTCCCGCGCTTCGCGAGCTGCTCGCTTCGCGGCACGAGGTCGTGGGAGTGGTCACGCGCCCGGACGCCCCGGCCGGGCGCGGGCGCAAGCTGGTCCCCTCGCCGGTGCGCGAGTGCGCCGAGCAGCACGGTCTCGAAGTGCTGACTCCGAGCCGGGCCTCGGACCCGGAGTTCCTGGACCGGCTCGCCGAGCTGGAACCCGACTGCTGCCCCGTGGTGGCCTACGGGGCGCTGCTGCGGGAGCAGGCGCTGTCGATCCCCCGGCACGGCTGGGTCAACCTGCACTTCTCGTTGCTGCCCGCCTGGCGCGGGGCGGCTCCGGTTCCCGCGGCAATACGTCACGGTGACGAGATCACGGGGGTCACCGCGTTCCGGATCGTGCCCGAACTCGACGCGGGCCCGGTCTTCGGGGTCGTCACCGAGCCGATCGAACCACGTGACACCAGCGGTTCGCTGCTCGACAGGCTGTCGGTTTCCGGAGCGCGGTTGCTGGTGGCGACGATGGACGCCATCGAGGACGGAACCGTGCACGCCGAACCGCAGCCCTCCGAAGGGGTGAGCTACGCGCCCAAGGTCACCGTCGAGGACGCCAAGGTCGACTTCGGCGTGCCCGCGCGAGCGGTCGACCGGATGATCCGTTCCGTCACGCCGGATCCCGGTGCCTGGGCCTGGCTCGACGGGAAGCGGTTCAAACTGGGACCGGTGGAGCTCCCCGAGCGGGACGCCTGCGAAGTGGGTGAGCTGAGTCCGGGGGAGATCTCCGTGCAGCGCCGTCAGGTGCTGGTCGGAACGGCCACCGTCCCGGTGCGGCTCGGAGAGGTGCAGGCACACGGCAAGAAACGCATGCCAGCCACGGACTGGGCGCGTGGAGTCAACATCGAGCAAGGAACCGTGCTGAAGTGA
- a CDS encoding RsmB/NOP family class I SAM-dependent RNA methyltransferase — MNRDRSRDNSRPKNSRPPRGRADRTKPPADDPARTVALETLRAVRERDAYANLVLPGLLRQYELSGRDAALATELAYGSCRARGLLDAIIADCSDRPLEETDALLLDALRLGAYQLLRTRIPGHAAVAATVDLVRGKRGSRVSGFANAVLRRIGERTEQEWVDRLAPDPASDPVGHAAFRHAHPEWIARAFSTALGDAAAEELDEALAADDRRPEVHLTARPGEISADELAAVTGGDPAPYSPYGVRLEAGSGDPGELEPVQEGFASVQDEGSQLTALALSRVELEGGDTRWLDLCAGPGGKANLLGALVTMDGGKLDAVEQAEHRAELVKSATRGLSVNVRVADGRDLGKSGDYDRVLVDAPCTGLGALRRRPEARWRRRPADLDELVRLQGELLRSAIERTRSGGVVAYVVCSPHRAETTEVVAEAVRRTGARELDARPHFPEMPALGEGPSVQLWPHRHGTDAMFCALLRVER; from the coding sequence GTGAACCGCGACCGCTCCCGGGACAACTCCCGGCCGAAGAATTCCCGCCCGCCGCGTGGACGGGCTGATCGGACGAAACCGCCCGCCGACGATCCCGCGCGCACCGTGGCACTGGAGACGCTGCGCGCGGTGCGCGAACGGGACGCCTACGCCAACCTGGTCCTGCCGGGACTGCTGCGGCAGTACGAGCTGAGCGGCAGGGACGCCGCGCTGGCCACGGAACTCGCCTACGGCTCCTGCAGGGCCCGCGGACTGCTCGACGCGATCATCGCCGACTGCAGCGACCGCCCGCTCGAGGAAACGGACGCCCTGCTGCTCGACGCGCTGCGGTTGGGGGCCTACCAGCTGTTGCGGACCAGGATTCCCGGGCACGCCGCCGTCGCCGCCACCGTCGACCTGGTGCGGGGAAAACGCGGCTCCAGGGTGTCCGGCTTCGCCAACGCGGTGCTGCGGCGCATCGGTGAGCGCACCGAGCAGGAGTGGGTGGACAGGCTGGCCCCGGATCCCGCGAGCGATCCGGTGGGGCACGCGGCGTTCCGCCACGCGCACCCCGAGTGGATCGCGCGGGCCTTCTCCACCGCCCTGGGGGACGCCGCCGCGGAGGAGCTGGACGAGGCTCTGGCCGCCGATGACAGGCGGCCCGAAGTGCACCTGACCGCCCGTCCCGGGGAGATCAGCGCCGACGAGCTGGCCGCCGTCACCGGTGGTGACCCGGCTCCGTACTCCCCGTACGGGGTGCGTCTCGAGGCCGGATCGGGTGATCCCGGTGAGCTCGAGCCGGTGCAGGAGGGCTTCGCCTCCGTGCAGGACGAGGGCAGCCAGCTCACGGCTCTCGCGTTGAGCAGGGTGGAGCTGGAGGGCGGGGACACCCGTTGGCTGGACCTCTGCGCAGGACCGGGAGGCAAGGCCAACCTGCTCGGTGCGCTGGTGACGATGGACGGCGGGAAGCTGGACGCCGTGGAGCAGGCCGAGCACCGGGCCGAGCTCGTCAAGTCGGCCACCCGGGGGCTCTCGGTGAACGTGCGGGTCGCGGACGGACGTGACCTCGGCAAGTCCGGTGACTACGACCGGGTGCTGGTGGACGCCCCCTGCACCGGCCTGGGGGCGCTCCGGCGCAGGCCGGAGGCCCGGTGGCGCAGGCGGCCCGCGGACCTCGACGAGCTCGTGCGGCTGCAGGGTGAGCTGCTGCGCTCCGCGATCGAGCGGACCCGCTCGGGCGGGGTGGTGGCCTACGTGGTCTGTTCCCCGCACCGGGCCGAGACCACGGAGGTGGTCGCCGAGGCGGTCCGCCGGACGGGGGCGCGCGAACTCGACGCCCGTCCGCACTTTCCCGAGATGCCCGCGCTGGGCGAAGGACCCTCCGTCCAGCTGTGGCCGCACCGGCACGGCACGGACGCCATGTTCTGCGCGCTGCTGCGGGTGGAACGGTAA
- a CDS encoding OsmC family protein produces MSSTPVEVTRTDRSVFAATNGRGGEVTISTEEAPDSFTPGELLLAAVAGCAQLTGENLLTRRVGEDCPITVHADRELDEEEPNRFGAVRLSFEVDLSAVEDETERAKLAAAVERAIARRCTVSRSVEHGTPVTVTPPR; encoded by the coding sequence ATGTCGTCGACTCCCGTCGAGGTCACCCGGACCGACCGGTCAGTCTTCGCCGCGACCAACGGGCGCGGGGGCGAGGTGACGATCTCGACCGAGGAAGCGCCCGACTCGTTCACCCCGGGGGAACTGCTGCTGGCCGCGGTGGCGGGCTGCGCACAGCTCACCGGGGAGAACCTGCTGACCAGGAGGGTGGGCGAGGACTGCCCGATCACCGTCCACGCGGACAGGGAGCTCGACGAGGAGGAGCCCAACAGGTTCGGGGCCGTGCGGTTGTCCTTCGAGGTCGATCTGTCCGCTGTGGAGGACGAGACCGAGCGGGCGAAGCTGGCCGCTGCGGTCGAGCGCGCGATCGCGCGGCGGTGCACCGTCAGCCGCAGCGTCGAGCACGGCACCCCCGTCACCGTCACGCCGCCGCGCTGA
- a CDS encoding nucleoside deaminase, which produces MDCQAKLREYRSWLAEAVEEARAGAAAGGVPIGAVLVGPEGELLGRGNNRRVQDDDPTAHAETTAFRRAGRLRSYGATTMVTTLSPCWFCSGLVRQFGIGRLVIGEARNFHGGHDWLAANGVEVVLLDDPDCVRMMTDFIAESPGLWEEDIGA; this is translated from the coding sequence ATGGATTGTCAGGCCAAGCTGCGCGAGTACCGGAGCTGGCTCGCGGAAGCGGTCGAGGAGGCGCGAGCCGGTGCAGCGGCGGGCGGCGTGCCGATCGGGGCGGTGCTCGTCGGTCCGGAGGGCGAGCTCCTCGGCCGGGGCAACAACCGGCGGGTCCAGGACGACGATCCGACCGCCCACGCCGAGACCACCGCCTTCAGGAGGGCGGGCAGGCTGCGCAGCTACGGGGCCACGACGATGGTCACCACGCTGTCGCCCTGCTGGTTCTGCAGCGGCCTCGTCCGCCAGTTCGGCATCGGCAGGCTCGTCATCGGCGAGGCCCGCAACTTCCACGGCGGTCACGACTGGCTGGCCGCGAACGGGGTGGAAGTGGTGCTGCTCGACGACCCCGACTGCGTGCGCATGATGACGGACTTCATCGCGGAGTCGCCGGGTTTGTGGGAGGAGGACATCGGCGCGTAG
- a CDS encoding amino acid permease — protein MIAVGGAIGTGLFLGSGLAISIAGPAVLVAYAIAALVALALAYALAEMMVVHPEAGGFGAIAHRYLGGLAGFVQRWVYWAAQVVNIGSEVVAAGIYFRFWYPEIPLWMPVVAFSVIMLVVNASAVRYFGEFEYWFAMIKVVTIVVFVLLGLFYIFFGLPGSPATGTEALTEHGGFLPNGIGAVWLALTVVTFSYLGTEAVSVTASESRNPGRDVPRAARGMVLRLALFYVLGMFVIVSILPWNNVSTGEELTQSPFVRLFDTAGIPAAAGVMNFVILTAALSAMNTNLYVTARMTYSLARDGYAPRWFAGLSRQGTPRRALVLSACGLALAAAVSALSPSTAFPVLLGLALFGALLTWLIIFASQLAFRRKRAAEGLPASPVRLPGTPVTTVLAMAFVLAVLLTTPFTEQFGMAWKAGVPFVALLLVVYWFVRRRART, from the coding sequence ATGATCGCCGTGGGCGGTGCGATCGGCACCGGCCTGTTCCTCGGCTCGGGACTGGCCATATCGATCGCGGGGCCGGCCGTGCTGGTGGCCTACGCGATCGCCGCGCTCGTCGCGCTCGCCCTGGCCTACGCGTTGGCCGAGATGATGGTGGTGCACCCGGAGGCGGGTGGCTTCGGAGCCATCGCGCACCGCTACCTCGGTGGGCTGGCCGGATTCGTCCAGCGGTGGGTCTACTGGGCGGCCCAGGTGGTCAACATAGGCAGCGAGGTCGTGGCCGCGGGCATCTACTTCCGGTTCTGGTACCCGGAGATCCCGCTGTGGATGCCGGTGGTCGCCTTCTCGGTGATCATGCTCGTGGTCAACGCCTCGGCCGTGCGCTACTTCGGCGAGTTCGAGTACTGGTTCGCCATGATCAAGGTCGTGACCATCGTGGTGTTCGTGCTGCTCGGGCTCTTCTACATCTTCTTCGGCCTGCCCGGTTCCCCCGCTACGGGGACCGAGGCGCTGACCGAGCACGGCGGGTTCCTGCCGAACGGGATCGGCGCGGTCTGGCTCGCGCTGACCGTGGTCACCTTCTCCTACCTCGGCACCGAGGCGGTCTCGGTCACGGCTTCCGAGTCGAGGAATCCGGGGCGGGACGTGCCGCGGGCCGCGCGGGGCATGGTGCTGCGCCTGGCGCTGTTCTACGTGCTCGGCATGTTCGTGATCGTGTCGATCCTGCCGTGGAACAACGTCTCCACGGGCGAGGAACTGACGCAGAGCCCCTTCGTGCGGTTGTTCGACACGGCGGGGATCCCGGCCGCGGCCGGGGTGATGAACTTCGTGATCCTGACGGCGGCGCTGTCCGCGATGAACACGAACCTCTACGTCACCGCTCGGATGACCTACTCGCTGGCCAGGGACGGCTACGCCCCGCGCTGGTTCGCCGGGCTGAGTCGGCAGGGGACCCCGCGCAGGGCCCTGGTGCTCTCCGCCTGCGGGCTCGCGCTGGCCGCGGCGGTTTCCGCGCTGTCCCCGAGCACGGCGTTTCCCGTGCTGCTGGGGCTGGCGCTGTTCGGGGCGCTGCTGACCTGGTTGATCATTTTCGCCAGCCAGCTGGCCTTCCGGCGCAAGCGGGCCGCCGAGGGGCTGCCCGCGTCCCCGGTGCGGCTGCCGGGCACTCCGGTGACCACGGTGCTCGCGATGGCCTTCGTGCTCGCGGTGCTGTTGACCACGCCCTTCACGGAGCAGTTCGGCATGGCCTGGAAGGCCGGGGTGCCGTTCGTGGCGCTGCTGCTGGTCGTCTACTGGTTCGTGCGGCGCAGAGCACGCACCTGA
- a CDS encoding nitroreductase family deazaflavin-dependent oxidoreductase, with protein MSLTRRLPRGAPRKLLRTPIHLYRRNLGQLLGNRFVYLVHRGRSSGLPRETVLEVVRHRPAEDEVVVISGWGARSNWYRNITASPALEIRIGRRRYHRPRQRILDETETAELLAGYVRKHPLATRLLARLTGWPMLTPRGRAELARTLPAVSFLPREAERPGPSAAGPGD; from the coding sequence ATGTCGTTGACCCGGAGACTCCCGCGGGGCGCCCCGCGCAAACTGCTGCGAACCCCGATCCACCTCTACCGCAGGAACCTCGGCCAGCTGCTCGGGAACAGGTTCGTCTACCTGGTGCACCGCGGGCGCAGCAGCGGACTGCCCCGCGAGACGGTGCTCGAGGTGGTGCGGCACCGCCCCGCCGAGGACGAGGTGGTGGTGATCTCCGGCTGGGGAGCGAGATCCAACTGGTACCGCAACATCACCGCCTCCCCGGCACTGGAGATCCGCATCGGGCGCAGGAGGTATCACCGCCCGCGCCAACGGATCCTCGACGAGACCGAGACCGCCGAGCTGCTGGCCGGATACGTCCGGAAGCACCCCCTGGCGACGCGGCTGCTGGCCCGCCTGACGGGTTGGCCGATGCTGACCCCGCGAGGCCGCGCGGAACTGGCCCGCACCCTGCCCGCGGTCTCCTTCCTCCCGCGGGAAGCGGAACGCCCCGGCCCGAGCGCGGCCGGACCGGGCGACTGA
- the rpe gene encoding ribulose-phosphate 3-epimerase: MIAPSILSADFARLSEEMAAVGGPGQGADWLHVDVMDAHFVPNLTLGLPVVESLLRSTGTPLDCHLMIDDPDRWAPGYAEAGAHNVTVHVEAAEDPVSLAKNLHAAGSNAGLSIKPNTPLDPYVELLRHYDTLLIMSVEPGFGGQKFITDVLDKVRSARRMVDTGHLNLLVEIDGGINNDTIEQAAEAGVDCFVAGSAVYGAEDPAGAVERLRSQAVAHGHR, from the coding sequence ATGATCGCGCCGTCCATTCTGTCCGCGGACTTCGCTCGGCTCTCCGAGGAGATGGCCGCTGTCGGGGGCCCGGGGCAGGGTGCCGACTGGCTGCACGTCGACGTCATGGACGCCCATTTCGTCCCGAACCTCACGCTGGGGCTTCCCGTGGTCGAGTCGTTGTTGCGCAGCACCGGGACACCGCTCGACTGCCACCTGATGATCGACGACCCCGACCGGTGGGCACCGGGCTACGCCGAGGCGGGCGCGCACAACGTCACGGTGCACGTCGAGGCGGCCGAGGACCCGGTGTCGCTGGCCAAGAACCTGCACGCGGCCGGATCCAACGCGGGGCTGTCGATCAAGCCGAACACCCCGCTGGACCCCTACGTGGAGCTGCTGCGGCACTACGACACCCTGCTGATCATGTCCGTGGAGCCCGGCTTCGGCGGGCAGAAGTTCATCACCGACGTGCTGGACAAGGTCCGCTCCGCGCGTCGGATGGTCGACACCGGCCATCTGAACCTGCTCGTCGAGATCGACGGCGGCATCAACAACGACACGATCGAGCAGGCGGCCGAGGCCGGCGTGGACTGCTTCGTGGCCGGATCGGCCGTCTACGGCGCCGAGGACCCGGCCGGAGCGGTCGAACGCCTGCGCTCCCAGGCCGTTGCGCACGGTCACCGCTGA
- the ribD gene encoding bifunctional diaminohydroxyphosphoribosylaminopyrimidine deaminase/5-amino-6-(5-phosphoribosylamino)uracil reductase RibD gives MPPEWARTPRVLAAMRHAAELAEGVRGSTSPNPPVGCVILDTAGEVVGSGATRPPGGPHAEVVALEEAGARARGGTAVVTLEPCAHTGRTGACAAALRAAGVGGLVYAVSDPNPQASGGARELERAGVAVAGGVLAEEVSGGALRGWLHFVRTGRAHVTWKYAASLDGRSAAADGSSQWITSAEARAEVHRLRAKCDAVMAGTGTVLADDPSLTVRDEHGAPVPEQPLRVVLGDREVPAGFKVLDDVAPTLRLPGGDPEGALRALAERGVVEVFLEGGPTLAGAFLRAGRVDLVQAFVAPALLGSGKSALGEAGVVSISGAWRFYFERVTMCGPDVWISAVPAEG, from the coding sequence ATGCCGCCGGAATGGGCCCGCACCCCCCGGGTGCTGGCCGCCATGCGGCACGCCGCGGAGCTGGCCGAGGGGGTGCGCGGCAGCACCAGTCCCAACCCGCCGGTGGGGTGCGTGATCCTGGACACCGCCGGTGAGGTCGTCGGTAGCGGGGCCACGCGACCGCCGGGCGGCCCGCACGCCGAGGTGGTCGCCCTGGAGGAGGCCGGAGCCCGCGCGCGTGGCGGCACGGCGGTGGTCACGCTCGAACCCTGCGCGCACACCGGCAGAACCGGGGCGTGCGCGGCGGCGCTGCGCGCGGCGGGTGTCGGCGGGCTCGTGTACGCGGTGTCCGACCCGAATCCGCAGGCCTCCGGGGGTGCCCGCGAGCTGGAGCGGGCCGGAGTCGCCGTGGCGGGCGGGGTGCTCGCCGAGGAGGTCTCCGGTGGGGCGCTGCGCGGTTGGCTGCACTTCGTGCGCACCGGCCGTGCCCACGTCACCTGGAAGTACGCCGCGAGTCTCGACGGGCGCTCCGCCGCGGCGGACGGGAGCAGCCAGTGGATCACCTCCGCCGAGGCGCGTGCGGAGGTGCACCGGCTCCGGGCGAAGTGCGACGCGGTGATGGCCGGAACCGGGACGGTGCTGGCCGACGACCCGAGCCTGACCGTGCGGGACGAGCACGGCGCCCCAGTGCCGGAGCAGCCGCTGCGGGTGGTGCTCGGGGACCGGGAGGTGCCCGCCGGGTTCAAGGTGCTCGACGACGTGGCGCCCACCCTGCGCCTTCCCGGGGGCGACCCGGAGGGCGCGCTGCGCGCGCTCGCTGAGCGCGGGGTCGTGGAGGTCTTCCTCGAAGGGGGACCGACGCTGGCCGGTGCCTTCCTGCGGGCCGGGCGCGTGGATCTGGTCCAGGCCTTCGTGGCCCCGGCGCTGCTCGGATCGGGGAAGTCCGCGCTGGGCGAGGCGGGCGTGGTGAGCATCTCGGGGGCATGGCGCTTTTACTTCGAACGGGTCACCATGTGTGGGCCGGACGTGTGGATCAGCGCTGTTCCCGCGGAAGGATAG
- a CDS encoding riboflavin synthase, giving the protein MFTGIVEELGEVAAVDPVPGGARLSVSAPAVTADASHGDSISVDGVCLTVAGTTEDGFTVDVVDETLRRSTLGALQAGARVNLERAMALGDRLGGHIVQGHVDATGVVTGSEADGLTRVSIPERLSRYLVEKGSITVDGVSLTVVEAGEQEFSVALIPTTLEETTLGLRARGDRVNIEVDALAKHVERLLGPQLDQLARTGVAGAVDNGEGREQAR; this is encoded by the coding sequence GTGTTCACCGGAATAGTGGAGGAACTCGGTGAGGTAGCCGCTGTCGACCCCGTGCCCGGCGGGGCACGACTCTCCGTGAGCGCGCCCGCGGTCACCGCCGACGCCTCCCACGGTGACTCCATCTCCGTCGACGGAGTGTGCCTGACGGTCGCCGGAACGACCGAGGACGGGTTCACGGTCGACGTGGTCGACGAGACGCTGCGCCGGTCCACCCTCGGCGCGCTCCAGGCGGGCGCTCGGGTCAACCTCGAACGCGCCATGGCCCTCGGCGACCGGTTGGGCGGCCACATCGTGCAGGGGCACGTGGACGCGACGGGGGTCGTGACCGGATCGGAAGCGGACGGGCTGACCAGGGTTTCCATTCCCGAGCGGCTGTCCAGGTACCTCGTGGAGAAGGGGTCGATCACCGTCGACGGCGTGTCGCTGACCGTCGTCGAGGCCGGTGAGCAGGAGTTCAGCGTGGCACTGATCCCGACCACTCTCGAGGAGACCACGCTGGGTCTGCGCGCGCGGGGCGACAGGGTCAACATCGAGGTCGACGCGCTGGCCAAGCACGTGGAGCGGCTGCTGGGCCCTCAACTCGACCAGCTCGCCCGTACCGGGGTAGCAGGCGCGGTGGACAACGGCGAAGGCAGGGAGCAAGCGCGGTGA
- a CDS encoding bifunctional 3,4-dihydroxy-2-butanone-4-phosphate synthase/GTP cyclohydrolase II, whose protein sequence is MNSNESTPDDKNTQQAGDTRFAHIDRALADIAAGRPVVVVDDEDRENEGDLIFAAEKATPELLAFMVRYTSGYVCAALTGQDCDRLDLPPMYHANQDLHGTAYTVTVDAAHGVSTGISAADRAHTINVLAAENSVAADLNRPGHVVPLRAREGGVLRRSGHTEAAVDLARISGLRPAGVLCEIVSEKSEGEMAKRDELEVFASEHDLALITIADLIAYRRRFEKQVQLVAEARIPTEHGTFRTFGYDSLLDGIEHLALVYGEIGDGEDILVRVHSECLTGDVLGSLRCDCGPQLDAALAKVAEAGRGVVLYMRGHEGRGIGLMHKLQAYQLQDAGADTVDANLELGMAVDGRDYGQGAQILADLGIRSMRLLTNNPDKRIGLESYGLRIVGREPLPIRPNAENLRYLRTKRDRMGHELQYLDDGEDSSLGDGSGVTA, encoded by the coding sequence GTGAACTCGAACGAGTCGACCCCCGACGACAAGAACACGCAACAAGCCGGTGACACCCGGTTCGCCCACATCGACCGTGCGCTGGCCGACATCGCAGCGGGCAGGCCCGTGGTGGTGGTCGACGACGAGGACCGGGAGAACGAAGGCGACCTGATCTTCGCAGCGGAGAAGGCGACGCCGGAGCTGCTCGCCTTCATGGTGCGCTACACCTCGGGATACGTCTGCGCCGCGCTGACCGGGCAGGACTGCGACCGGCTCGACCTGCCCCCGATGTATCACGCCAACCAGGACCTGCACGGCACCGCCTACACGGTCACGGTCGACGCGGCCCACGGGGTCAGCACCGGGATATCGGCCGCGGACCGCGCGCACACCATCAACGTGCTCGCCGCCGAGAACTCGGTGGCCGCCGACCTCAACCGCCCGGGGCACGTGGTCCCGCTGCGTGCCAGGGAGGGCGGAGTGCTGCGACGCTCCGGGCACACCGAGGCCGCCGTCGACCTGGCCCGCATCTCCGGGCTGCGCCCGGCCGGAGTGCTCTGCGAGATCGTCAGCGAGAAGAGCGAGGGCGAGATGGCCAAGCGCGACGAGCTCGAGGTCTTCGCCTCCGAGCACGATCTCGCGCTGATCACCATCGCGGACCTGATCGCCTACCGCAGGCGCTTCGAGAAGCAGGTCCAACTGGTCGCGGAGGCGCGCATCCCGACCGAGCACGGCACTTTCCGCACCTTCGGCTACGACAGCCTGCTGGACGGCATCGAGCACCTGGCGCTGGTCTACGGCGAGATCGGCGACGGCGAGGACATCCTGGTCCGGGTGCACTCCGAGTGCCTCACCGGTGACGTGCTCGGTTCGCTGCGCTGCGACTGCGGTCCCCAGCTCGACGCGGCACTGGCCAAGGTGGCCGAAGCGGGGCGGGGCGTGGTGCTGTACATGCGCGGTCACGAGGGCCGGGGCATCGGCCTGATGCACAAGTTGCAGGCCTACCAGCTGCAGGACGCGGGCGCCGACACCGTGGACGCGAACCTGGAGCTGGGGATGGCGGTGGACGGGCGCGACTACGGCCAGGGGGCCCAGATCCTCGCGGACCTGGGCATCCGGTCGATGCGTCTGCTGACCAACAACCCGGACAAGCGCATCGGTCTGGAGAGCTACGGGCTGCGTATCGTGGGCAGGGAGCCCCTGCCGATCCGCCCCAACGCGGAGAACCTGCGCTACCTGCGGACCAAGCGGGACCGGATGGGGCACGAACTGCAGTATCTGGACGACGGTGAGGACTCCTCGCTGGGTGACGGTTCGGGGGTGACGGCATGA
- the ribH gene encoding 6,7-dimethyl-8-ribityllumazine synthase, with the protein MSGEGRPQVRAPHAPNLRLAIVAIRWHTEIAERMLRRALDAAEEAGIAEPRVVRVPGSMELPVVSQQLTHDHDAVVALGVVIRGGTPHFEYVCESVTSGLGRVALDEATAVGNGVLTVDTRQQAVERAGFADSVEDKGFEATAAALDTALVLSELRGDYSNERGFL; encoded by the coding sequence ATGAGCGGCGAGGGAAGGCCACAGGTGCGGGCTCCGCACGCTCCGAACCTGCGGCTCGCGATCGTGGCCATTCGCTGGCACACCGAGATCGCGGAGCGGATGTTGCGGCGCGCGCTGGACGCGGCCGAGGAGGCGGGCATCGCGGAACCGCGGGTGGTGCGCGTTCCCGGGTCCATGGAGCTGCCCGTGGTGTCCCAGCAGCTGACCCACGACCACGACGCTGTCGTCGCGCTGGGCGTGGTCATCCGCGGTGGGACCCCGCACTTCGAGTACGTCTGCGAGTCGGTCACCTCTGGCCTCGGCAGGGTCGCCCTCGACGAGGCGACGGCCGTGGGCAACGGTGTGCTGACGGTGGACACCAGGCAGCAGGCCGTGGAGCGCGCCGGTTTCGCGGACTCCGTCGAGGACAAGGGTTTCGAGGCCACGGCTGCGGCGCTGGACACGGCGCTGGTGCTGAGCGAGCTTCGTGGTGACTACAGCAACGAGCGAGGGTTCCTGTGA
- a CDS encoding PH domain-containing protein — protein MSTSTGTDGVVQVRPRRVRRVAIPAAAVVLIVCVIAALLLRRTSSGLLLTVSDQVSMAGIGAVLAGLILLTVRPRLRADENGVEVRNSILTRQYAWSDVRGISFPAGAGCARLELPDDEYEPITAIQSVDGEHAVRAMRELRALRRRIGQLE, from the coding sequence GTGAGTACCTCCACCGGCACGGACGGCGTGGTTCAGGTGCGTCCCCGGCGAGTGCGCAGGGTGGCGATCCCCGCCGCTGCCGTGGTGCTGATCGTGTGCGTCATCGCCGCCCTGCTGCTGCGCCGAACGTCCTCGGGACTGCTGCTCACCGTGTCCGACCAGGTGTCGATGGCGGGCATCGGGGCGGTGCTGGCCGGGCTGATCCTGCTGACCGTTCGTCCGCGGTTGCGCGCCGACGAGAACGGCGTGGAGGTGCGCAACTCGATCCTGACCCGCCAGTACGCGTGGTCCGACGTGCGCGGGATCAGCTTCCCCGCGGGAGCCGGCTGCGCGCGGCTGGAACTTCCCGACGACGAGTACGAGCCGATCACCGCGATCCAGTCCGTCGACGGGGAGCACGCCGTCCGGGCCATGCGCGAGCTGCGGGCGCTGCGGCGCAGGATCGGTCAGCTCGAGTAG